A stretch of DNA from Halobaculum sp. XH14:
ATGAGCCCGGGCTGGGCCCCGGGGATGACCGACAACGGCAACGAGGCGCTGTTGAGCGCCTACCAGGAGCGGTTCGCCGAGTCCGAGGACGAGATCCCGCGCGTGATGGTCGGCGTCGGCTACAACCTGGCCCAGACGACCGGACAGGCGCTCGGCGCCGCGGGCTCCTCCGAGCCGGACGCGGTCCGGAGCGCGCTCGACGAGGAGGAGTTCAACACGGTCATCGGCGAGTTCTCGTTCGACCAGTACGGGATGCCCGAGGAGGGACAGCTCGCCGCGGCGAGCGCACAGTGGCAGGGTGGCGAACAGCGCCTCGTCTTCCCGCAGACCGACCAGGCGTCCGAGATGCGCTACCCCATCGAGCGGTAGTCGGCGCGGGCCGACGGGGGTTCGATTCTGCCGGCGGGTTCGATTCCGACCGGAGGAGGATTCTGACGGGGTGACGATTCGACGATCGGGGCCGACCCCGCTCAGTCCCGTTCGTTCGACGACAGGCTATCGAACAGTCGCGGGTCGGTCCCGAACTTGAGGACGTTCGTCATCACCGAGTTGCGGAGGTTGCTGATCACCCGGCCGTGCTCCTTGTAGAACTCGTGGATCCACTGGGAGCCGGCCTCGCGGCTCGGGAACATCATCACCGACGTCCACTGGTACTCGCCGTCCGAGAGGAAGTAGAACAGCGTGTGCTCGTCGTCGCGGATGTACTCCATCGCCTCGCGCCACTCGTCGGCGAAGTGCTCGGGGTTGAACTTGAACTCGAACTTCTCGAAGATGAAGTACTCCTCGTTCGGGATGATCGCCTCCCGGAACACGCCCTCCTCGCGCATGTTCCGGATCGACTTGCTCACGGTGACGTGGGAGATGTCCACGCCGTGGTCCTCCGCTAACACCTCGGTGATCTCGCGGGCCGAGCGCTGCGGGTCGGTCGCCAGCTCGCGGAGGATCAGCACGTCACGCCGCTTGAACTCCCAGTCGGGTTCCGAGTCGGACATGGTGGTACTGGCCGACACGACGGTGAGTCCCGAGAGTGTTTCGATGGTTCGAGCGAGCGGTTCGAGGGGGCCGTCCGCGGACTGCGGCGACGGCCGAGAACCTCCCGGGCGACCGAAGGGACCACCGACGATCCGCTACTCGCCCTCGAACTCGGGCTCGCGGTCGTCGCGGAACGCGGTCACGCCCTCCAGCATGTCGTCGGTGCTCACGAGCAGGCCGAACCCCTGGCTCTCCAGGTTCAGCGCCGTCTCCAGGCTCGCGTCCTGCCCGTCGTTGATGACCTTCTTCGCCACCTTCAGCGCGACCGGCGGGCCGGAGACGAGGTCCTCGACGTAGTCGTCGACGACGTCGTCGAACTCCCCGGCGGGGACGGCGCGGTTGATGACGCCCCAGTCGGCGGCCGTCTCGGCGTCGACGTGGTTCCCCCGGAACACCAGCTCCTTCGTCCGCACCTCGCCGACGAGGCGGACGAGCCGCTGGGTCGCGCCCCCGCCCGGGATGACGCCGAGGTCAATCTCGGGCGTCCCGAACGCGGCGTCCTCGGTGGCGACCCGCATGTCGCAGGCGAGCGCGAGTTCGAACCCCGCGCCGAGACAGTAGCCGTCGATCTTGGCGAGCGTCGGCCGCTCGAACTCGTACACCGTCCGGAACACGTCGTCGACGTCCATCATGTCCCGCGGCTCCGCGGTCGGGAACGCGGTCAGGTCGGCCCCGGCGCTGAACGTCCCCCCGCTGCCCTCGAACACCACGCAGGAGACCTCCTCGGTGTCGACCTCCCCGAGCAGGCGGTCGACCTCCGCCAGCATGTCGTCGTTGAACGCGTTGAGCCGCTCCTCGCGCTCGAACGTCACGCGCAGGACGCCGTCGTCGTCGAGTTCGTGCGCGAGGTAGTGGTACGGCCCGCCGTGGCTGTAGTCGTAGAACCCCTCGCCGGCGGCCTCGCCCGTGTGGCCCGCCTCGACGCGCTCGCGCAGGTAGTCGGCCGGCTCGTACCGCGCCTCGCCCGTCTCCTCGTACAGCGACGCCAGCTTCTCGTGGATCGCGTCGAGCCCGCGCTTGTCGGCCATCCGGCAGACCCCCTCGGCGAACCCGCCGCCGAGGCGCATCCCGACGTCGATCTCCTCGGGCGGGGCCACGCCGGCCCCGACGAGCTTCGCGGCCTCGTTGACCATCCGGGCCTCGATCCGGAGCGTGTCGAACCCCTCGCCCTGGCCGTGCTCGTAGTCCACGCCCTCGCCGTCCTCGTGATCGTAGTAGCCCCGCCCCGACTTCTTCCCCAGGTGACCGCTCTCGACCTTCTCCTTCCACACCGGCGGGATCGGCCGGCCGGCCTCCTTGCGGGCGTGATAGCCGATGTCGATGCCGGTGAAGTCGGCCAGTTCGAACGGCCCCATCGGGTAGCCGCGCCGGAACACCATCGCGGCGTCGGCCTCGCGCACCTCGGTCTCGTCGGCCGAGAGCATCCAGGCGGCCTCGGCCATGAACGGGACCAGCACGTTGTTGACGACGAAGCCGTTCACGTCCTTGCGGACGAAGATCGGCGTCTTGTCGATCGACTCGGCCCACGCGGCCGCGGTCTCGGCCGTCCCGTCCGCGGTGTGGTCGCCGTACACGACCTCGACCAGGTCCATCTTCACCGGCGGGTTGAAAAAGTGCGTCCCGACGACCCGCCCGGGCCGGTCGGTCGCCTCCGAGATCTCCGTGATCGAGAGGCTCGAGGTGTTGGTCGCCAGGATCGCGTCCGCCGGGGCCAGCTCGTCCAGGTCGGCGAATATCTCCCGCTTGAGGGCCATCTTCTCGGGCGCGGCCTCGACGACGAGGTCGGCGTCGTGGACGGCCGCCTCCAGCTCGGTCGCCGTGTCGATCCGGTCGAGCACCGAACGGGCCGACTCGTCGATCTGCCCCTTCTCCTCGAGCTTCTCGAGGCTCCACTCGATGCTCTCGTAGCCGTCGCGGACCAGGTCCGCCTCGACGTCGCGGAGCGTCACGTCGTACCCGCCCAGCGCCGCCACCTCGGCGATGCCGTGGCCCATGCTCCCCGCGCCGAGGACGGCGACCCTTTCGATCGTATCCACAACCATCTTGTGAAATACGTATCGTACATCTCGTGCTTGAATCTGGCGGTTGTTGTAACGTGAAGCGGGTTCCGGAGTTTCCAGCGTGTGTTCCGACACGCTCCCCGTCGCCGGGCGGCGGAAGGCGAGGACGACGGCCCGGCGAACGCGACCCTCCGGGGCCGCCCCGTCGCCGAGGAACCGGCTCGATTCGACGGGGCCGAAATTTCCACACGATATGGAATCGCCAAAATCGGTCCAAAATGTTAATTAGCGCCCCGACACACAGTCGGGCAATGGGAGACGTGACCACGGGACGAGACGTCGGCCGGCCGGCGGGGGCCGGACGATGACGCGGTCGGTCGGCATCGTCGGCGGCGGGCACACGCGGTGGGGCCGCCGCGAGGCGACGTGGAAGGATCTGGCGGCGGAGGCCGGCAAGGCGACGTTCGACGCGGTGCCGGACGTCGGCCCCGAGGACGTGGAGGGGCTGTTCGTCGGCGCGGTCCAGCCCGAGCGGTTCGCGTTCCAGACGCACGTCGCGCCGCTGGTCGCCGAACTGCTCGGCATCAACGTCGACGCGATGATGGCCCGCACCGAACTCGCCTGCGCGAGCGGCCAGGCGGCGCTCCGCTACGCGTGGCTCGCCATCGCGGCCGGACAGCTCGACACGGCGCTGGTGCTCGGCGTCGAGAAGATGAACCTCCCCGAGTCCGCGGGCGAGGAGATGCAGGCGAGCATGACGAACGTGCTCGACCGGGAGTTCGACGGCGTCAACGGGCTGAACGCGCCGCCGTACTTCGCGATGATCGCCCAGCGACACATGCACGAGTACGACACCACGCGCGAGCAGGTCGCGCAGGTGAGCGCGAAGAACAAGAGCCACGCCGCCCACACCGAGTACGCCCAGTTCCGCGACGAGGTGACCGTCGACGACGTGCTGGAGTCGTACCCGCTCTCGCCGCCGCTGTGTCTGTACGACTGTAGCGGCGTCACGGACGGCGCGGCCGGGCTGCTCCTCATGAGCGAGGAGAAGGCCCGCGAGGTCACCGACGAGGCGACCTGGATCACGGGCAGCGGGCAGGCCTGCATGGCGAGCAACTCCATCAACAACCTCCCGTCGCTGTCGGCGTGGCCGCAGGCGACCGTCGCCGCCGAGGGAGCCTACGAGGACGCGGGCATCGACGACCCGCTCCGCGAGATCGACGTCGCGGAGATCCACGACTGCTTCTCGATCAGCGAGATCGTCGAGTACGAGGACCTCGGCTGGGTCGAGAAGGGCGAGGGCGGCCAGTTCGTCGAGGACGGCCGGAGCGAACTCGACGGCGACATCGGCGTCAACCCGCGCGGCGGCCTGCTCGGCTGCGGGCACCCGCTCGGCGCGACGGGGATCTCGCAGGCGCTGGAGATCCACGACCAGTTCCGCGGCGACGTGCCCGACGAGCGGCGCGTCCCCGACCCGGAGACGGGGCTGATCCACAACCTCAGCGGGAGCGGCTCGGTTCACAGCGTCATGGTCATGGAGCGTGAGCGCCCATGAGCGACGACGCGACGCCGAGAACGGACGGCACCGAGGGGGAGGCGGCGACGGGCCGCCACGCACACGGGACGGACGGCGGCCGGGAGGGGCTGCTGCCCGACGGTGGCCGTCGGACCGTCGAGCTCCCGGACACCATCGAACTGCCGCGCCTGCTCGACTTCTACGAGCTCCAGACCGCTGAACACACCAGGATTCACGAGTTCTACGACCGGCTGCGCGAGGGCGTCCTCTCGACGACTCGCTGTGCCGACTGCGACGCGCTCCACTACCCGCCGCGGGTGGTCTGTCCCGAGTGTACGGGCGAGGACCTCGAGTACGTCGAGCTCCCCGACACGGGAACGCTGTACGCGTTCAGCGCGCTCCGCGGCGGCGCGCCGATGGGGATGGCCGACGAGGCGCCGTTCACGGTCGGCGTCGTCGACCTCGACGGCGTGGACGTGCGGCTGTCGGCCCGCATCGACGGCGCCACGGTCGAGGACCTCGACATCGGCGACCCGGTCGAGTTGGCGGTCGTCGACGTCGACGGCCCGGCGGACCACGAGCGCGTGTTCTACCGGTTCGAGCCGGCCGGCGCGACGGGCGGCGAACCGACCCACGGCGACCGGCCGGCCGAGCACGCGGAGGAGTGACCATGCACGAGTACGACCTCACCATCACGACGTTCCTCGAACGCGCGACCGAGCTGTACGGCCACAAGGAGATCGTCACGAAGCTCCCCGACGGGGGCCTGCACCGCTACACGTACGCGGACGCCGCCGATCGCATCGCGCAACTCGCACACGCGCTCGACGAGTTCGGGCTCGACCGCGGCGACCGCGTGGCGGCGATGGCGGCGAACCACTTCCGCCACTACGAACTGTACTTCGGTCCGGCCTGTAGCGGCCGCAGCGTCCACACGGTGAACCACCGGCTGCCCGACGAGCACCTGGTCCACATCATCAACGAGGCGGAAGACAGGCTGGCCTTCGTCGACCCCGAGTTCCTGGAGACGGTCGAGGGCGTCGCCGACGACCTGGAGACCGTCGAGCGGTACGTCGTCCTCGCCGACGAGGTGCCCGACACCTCTCTCGGCCCGGTCGTCGACTACGAGTCGTTCATCGACGGCTACGCGACCGAGTACGACTGGCCCGACCTCGACGAGGACACCGAGTGCGGGCTCTGCTACACCTCGGGGACGACGGGGCTCCCGAAGGGCGTCCAGTACTACCACCGGAAGGTGTACCTCCACACGATGGCCCACGGCCACGTCGACGTGTTCGGCGTCGGCGAGCGCGACACGGTGATGCCGGTCGTGCCGATGTTCCACGTCAACGGGTGGGGGTTCCCGTACACGGCGACGTTCTTCGGCTCCGGGCTCGTCCTGCCGGGCGGCCACACGGACGTCGAGTCGGTCGCCGGCCTGATCGACGACGAGGACGTGACCGTCGCTGCGGCGGTGCCGACCGTCTGGATCGACATGGAGTCGCACCTCGGCGACGACGAGGCGGGCGTCCTCGACAGCCTCGACCGCGTGCTCACCGGGGGGAGTTCCCCGCCGGAGTCGCTCATGCGCCACTACGACGAGGTGTACGAGGCTCCGATCCACCAGGGGTACGGCATGACCGAGGCGTCCCCGCATCTGGTCAACACGTTCGTGACGACCGAGGCCGAGACGCTCCCCGAGGAGACCCGCTACCGGCTCCGGATGAAGGCGGGCATCCCCGCCCCCGGCGTGCAGATCCGCCTCCGCGACTCCGAGGGCGAGCCGGTCCCCCACGACGGCGAGACGCGCGGGGAGATCCACGCCCGCGCGCCGTGGCTCATCGACGAGTACTACGAGCGCCCCGAGGCGAACGAGGAGTCGTTCTCCGAGGACGGGTGGTTCGAGACGGGCGACATCGGCACCATCGACGAGCACGGCTACCTCGACGTGGTCGACCGCCTCGACGACGTCATCAAGTCCGGCGGGGAGTGGATCCCCTCGATCCAGCTGGAGAACGAACTCATGGGCCACGACGGCGTCGAGGAGGCGGTCGTCATCGGGGCCGACCACGAGAAGTGGCAGGAGCGCCCGGTGGCGTACGTCGTCCGCGCGGACGGGTCGGCCGACGAGGCCGCCCTCCGCGAGCACCTGCTCGACCGCTACCCGAAGTGGTGGCTCCCGGACCTGTTCGTGTTCGTCGAGGACGTGCCGCGAACCACGACCGGGAAGTTCGACAAGAAGCTGCTGCGCGACTCGTTCGACGAGGAGTTCGGCACCCTCCCGACCGAGGAGTGAGTCTGGGGCGGCCCGGGTCGGCCCCGGCCGCCTGCCCGCTCAGAACGGGTACTCGCGCGGCTCGTGCTGGATCGAGATCCACTTCGTCTCGGTCACCTCGTGCAGGAACTCGTCGCTGTTGTACCCGCCCATCCCGGAGGCGCCGGTGCCGCTGAAGGGAACGTGCGCCTCGTCGTTGATGGGCTGGTCGCCGATGTGGACCATGCCCGTCTCCATCCGGTCGGCGATCTCCCTCGCGGTCCCCAGGTCGCCCGCGTGGACCGAGCCCGAGAGCCCGTGCTCGGTGTCGTTGGCGAGTTCGACCGCCTCGTCCACGTCCGAGAACGGGATGACGGGCGCGACGGGGCCGAAGTGCTCGTTACACGCCGCGGCCATGTCGTTTGTCACCTCCGAGAGCACGGTCGGGGCGACGACGAGCGAGTCGTCGACGCCGTCGAGTTCGACCGTCTCCCCGCCCGTCTCCAGCGTCGCGCCCGCCTCGACGGTCTCCTCGACGTACCCCAGCATCTGGTCGCGCTGGGACTCGTCGATGATGGGGCCGACGACCGTCCCGGGGTCGTGGGCGGTGCCGACCGGGAGCGACTCCGCCCGGTCGACGAGGGCGTCGACGTACTCGTCGTAGGCGTCCTCGTGGACGAGATGGCGGTTGATGGAGATGCACACCTGGCCCTGGTGGACGAACGAGCCGAAGGTCGCGGCGTCGACCGCCCGGTCGAGGTCGGCGTCGGCGGTGACGACGTGGGCGTTGTTGCCGCCCAGTTCCATCGCCGGGGTGGCGAGGTTCTCGGCCGCCTTCGAGGCGACGCGCCGCCCGACGGGCGTCGAGCCGGTGAACGCGACGACGTCGCCGTGGCGGTGGCTCGCGACCGCGTCGCCGACGTCGGAGCCGCGGCCCGTGACGACGTTGAGCACGCCGTCCGGGAGACCCGCCTCCTCGGCGAGCTTCGCGAAGAGGAGTCCGCCCGTGATCGGCGTGTTCGACGCCGGCTTGACGACGACCGCGTTGCCGGCGGCGATGGCCGGCGCGACCGCCCGCATCGACAGGTTGAGCGGGAAGTTCCAGGGCGAGATGACGGTGACGACGCCCTTCGGGACGCGCTCGACGATGTTCTCCTTGCCGGGGACGTTCGAGCCCGCGTGCTCGCCCTTCATCCGGCGGGGGAGCGTCGCCGCCTCGGCGGCCTGGTCGGTGGCGATCTTGATCGACGTCTCGCCCATCGCGCGCGAGCCGCCCGCCTCGTACTCGAGCAGTTCGACGATCCCCTCCTTGTGCGCCTCCAGCCCGTCGACGAACGCCTGCGCGGCCTGCTGCCGTCGGGCCGGGGGCGCGTCCGCCCACTCCTCGTGGGCCGCCTGCGCGGCCTCGTAGGCGTCGTCCACGTCCGACTCGACCGCGGCCGGGACCTGCGCGACCGTCTCGCGCGTCGAGGGGTCCTCGACGTCGATGGTCCCGTCGCCGGCCGATTCGACCCACTCGCCGTCGACGTATAGGTCGTTCCAGTCGGCGTCTATCGAGATACTGTCTCCCATGGCGTTCGGCGTTCGGACTCCAGCACAAAAACGGATGGGGCGAGAGCGGGGGAGCCGGCGTCGACCCGTCGTTCGGGGGGCGTCGAACCGCGCGGTTCAGTACCGCCCGATGGTGGCGATCGGCGGGCCGCCGCGCGGGCCGTACGGCGCGTCGTCGAGCCACTCGCCGGCGTCCTCGTAGTAGTCGGACAGCCCGGCGGCGGCCCGCTTCTTGAACTTCGTCACGACGCCGTCGCCCTGGAGGTACTCCAGCGCCTCGCCGGCGGCGTTCTTGTTCCACTCGGCGGCCGCCTCGCGCCGGGCGCCGTACAGTTCGACCTCTGCGCGGGCGACCCCGTCGCTCTCCGACCGCGCGGCGACCGCGATGGCCGAGGCCGCCTCGTCGGCGTCGGCGATGCCGGAGTTCATCCCGCGCGCGCCGAACGGCGCGAACAGGTGGCCCGCCTCGCCGGCCAGCAGGACCCGCCGGTGTTCGTCGACGAACGAGTCGGCGGTCACCTGCTTGAACTGGTAGGAGGAGACCCAGTCGACCCGGTCGCGGTAGCGCTCGCCCAGCGTCTTTGCCACCATGTCGCTCACGACCGCGTCGCTCGCCAGCCGCTCGGGGTCGTCGGTCAGCTTGCACTGGATGTCGACGCGCCAGCCGCCCGTGAACGGCACGAGCAGGACGTTCCGCCCGCCGACCTCGGGGTGGTCGTAGTGGAACACGCGTTCGTGTGCGCGCGGCTCGTCCGGGTGCTCGTCGACGTCGGCGATGATGAACGAGTTCTCCGACTGGCTCCCCTCGAAGTTCGAGCCGATCTCCTTGCGGACCGTCGAGCCGGCCCCGTCGGCCCCGACGACGTACGGCGTCTCCCACTCGCGGCCGTCCTCGGTCTCGACGCGGACGCCGTCGGGCTCCGACTCGACCGTCTCGACCGCCGAGTCCCAGTGGATCTCGACGTCGAGTTCCGCCAGCGCGTCCAGCAGGAACTCCTCGGTCTCGACCTGCGGCAGGCTGGTGAAGTGCGGGAGGTCGCCGGTGCCGCCCGGGCTGTCGTACGTGCGCGAGAACACCTCCTTCCCGCGGAACAGCGTCCGCCGGGTGGGCCACACCAGCCCCGCGTCGGCGAGCCGCTTGCCCAGCCCCTCGCGGTTGCGTTCGAGCGTGTGGAGCGTCGTGCCGTGGACGTAGATTGCCCGGCTCCCCGGCCGGTTGCGGCCCTCGGGCTCGGCTTCCAGGACGACGACCGGGACGCCCCGGGCCCGGAGCGCGAGCGCGGCGGTCATCCCCGTCGGCCCAGCGCCGGCTACGACGACCGGGTCGTGCTGACTCTCGGACATACTCGATACTCGGATAGGGGACCCAAAGCGGTTTTGGTTAGCGCACCCACGATCATCGGGAGCCGACACCCGCGGCCGGTACCGACCCGAAGAGCATGTTTTATGGTCGCACTCGCCGCCAGTTCCAGTATGCGATTCGTGACCTACGACGAGGGCCGCCTCGGCCTGCTCACCGACGACGGCGAGGGCGTCATCGACCTCTCCGACCGGCTCGGCATCGACTCGCGCGACCCGCTCGTCGCGTACATGCGGGGCGACTACGACGCGTCCCGGTACGCCGACGCAGAGCCCGACCACGACCGCGCGGCGGTCGACCTCGGCTCGCCGGTCCGCCGGCCGGGGAAGGTCATCGCCGCGCCGCTCAACTACGAGAACCACATCGAGGAGGCGC
This window harbors:
- a CDS encoding winged helix-turn-helix domain-containing protein; this encodes MSDSEPDWEFKRRDVLILRELATDPQRSAREITEVLAEDHGVDISHVTVSKSIRNMREEGVFREAIIPNEEYFIFEKFEFKFNPEHFADEWREAMEYIRDDEHTLFYFLSDGEYQWTSVMMFPSREAGSQWIHEFYKEHGRVISNLRNSVMTNVLKFGTDPRLFDSLSSNERD
- a CDS encoding 3-hydroxyacyl-CoA dehydrogenase/enoyl-CoA hydratase family protein codes for the protein MVVDTIERVAVLGAGSMGHGIAEVAALGGYDVTLRDVEADLVRDGYESIEWSLEKLEEKGQIDESARSVLDRIDTATELEAAVHDADLVVEAAPEKMALKREIFADLDELAPADAILATNTSSLSITEISEATDRPGRVVGTHFFNPPVKMDLVEVVYGDHTADGTAETAAAWAESIDKTPIFVRKDVNGFVVNNVLVPFMAEAAWMLSADETEVREADAAMVFRRGYPMGPFELADFTGIDIGYHARKEAGRPIPPVWKEKVESGHLGKKSGRGYYDHEDGEGVDYEHGQGEGFDTLRIEARMVNEAAKLVGAGVAPPEEIDVGMRLGGGFAEGVCRMADKRGLDAIHEKLASLYEETGEARYEPADYLRERVEAGHTGEAAGEGFYDYSHGGPYHYLAHELDDDGVLRVTFEREERLNAFNDDMLAEVDRLLGEVDTEEVSCVVFEGSGGTFSAGADLTAFPTAEPRDMMDVDDVFRTVYEFERPTLAKIDGYCLGAGFELALACDMRVATEDAAFGTPEIDLGVIPGGGATQRLVRLVGEVRTKELVFRGNHVDAETAADWGVINRAVPAGEFDDVVDDYVEDLVSGPPVALKVAKKVINDGQDASLETALNLESQGFGLLVSTDDMLEGVTAFRDDREPEFEGE
- a CDS encoding thiolase C-terminal domain-containing protein yields the protein MTRSVGIVGGGHTRWGRREATWKDLAAEAGKATFDAVPDVGPEDVEGLFVGAVQPERFAFQTHVAPLVAELLGINVDAMMARTELACASGQAALRYAWLAIAAGQLDTALVLGVEKMNLPESAGEEMQASMTNVLDREFDGVNGLNAPPYFAMIAQRHMHEYDTTREQVAQVSAKNKSHAAHTEYAQFRDEVTVDDVLESYPLSPPLCLYDCSGVTDGAAGLLLMSEEKAREVTDEATWITGSGQACMASNSINNLPSLSAWPQATVAAEGAYEDAGIDDPLREIDVAEIHDCFSISEIVEYEDLGWVEKGEGGQFVEDGRSELDGDIGVNPRGGLLGCGHPLGATGISQALEIHDQFRGDVPDERRVPDPETGLIHNLSGSGSVHSVMVMERERP
- a CDS encoding Zn-ribbon domain-containing OB-fold protein, giving the protein MSDDATPRTDGTEGEAATGRHAHGTDGGREGLLPDGGRRTVELPDTIELPRLLDFYELQTAEHTRIHEFYDRLREGVLSTTRCADCDALHYPPRVVCPECTGEDLEYVELPDTGTLYAFSALRGGAPMGMADEAPFTVGVVDLDGVDVRLSARIDGATVEDLDIGDPVELAVVDVDGPADHERVFYRFEPAGATGGEPTHGDRPAEHAEE
- a CDS encoding long-chain fatty acid--CoA ligase — translated: MHEYDLTITTFLERATELYGHKEIVTKLPDGGLHRYTYADAADRIAQLAHALDEFGLDRGDRVAAMAANHFRHYELYFGPACSGRSVHTVNHRLPDEHLVHIINEAEDRLAFVDPEFLETVEGVADDLETVERYVVLADEVPDTSLGPVVDYESFIDGYATEYDWPDLDEDTECGLCYTSGTTGLPKGVQYYHRKVYLHTMAHGHVDVFGVGERDTVMPVVPMFHVNGWGFPYTATFFGSGLVLPGGHTDVESVAGLIDDEDVTVAAAVPTVWIDMESHLGDDEAGVLDSLDRVLTGGSSPPESLMRHYDEVYEAPIHQGYGMTEASPHLVNTFVTTEAETLPEETRYRLRMKAGIPAPGVQIRLRDSEGEPVPHDGETRGEIHARAPWLIDEYYERPEANEESFSEDGWFETGDIGTIDEHGYLDVVDRLDDVIKSGGEWIPSIQLENELMGHDGVEEAVVIGADHEKWQERPVAYVVRADGSADEAALREHLLDRYPKWWLPDLFVFVEDVPRTTTGKFDKKLLRDSFDEEFGTLPTEE
- a CDS encoding aldehyde dehydrogenase family protein yields the protein MGDSISIDADWNDLYVDGEWVESAGDGTIDVEDPSTRETVAQVPAAVESDVDDAYEAAQAAHEEWADAPPARRQQAAQAFVDGLEAHKEGIVELLEYEAGGSRAMGETSIKIATDQAAEAATLPRRMKGEHAGSNVPGKENIVERVPKGVVTVISPWNFPLNLSMRAVAPAIAAGNAVVVKPASNTPITGGLLFAKLAEEAGLPDGVLNVVTGRGSDVGDAVASHRHGDVVAFTGSTPVGRRVASKAAENLATPAMELGGNNAHVVTADADLDRAVDAATFGSFVHQGQVCISINRHLVHEDAYDEYVDALVDRAESLPVGTAHDPGTVVGPIIDESQRDQMLGYVEETVEAGATLETGGETVELDGVDDSLVVAPTVLSEVTNDMAAACNEHFGPVAPVIPFSDVDEAVELANDTEHGLSGSVHAGDLGTAREIADRMETGMVHIGDQPINDEAHVPFSGTGASGMGGYNSDEFLHEVTETKWISIQHEPREYPF
- a CDS encoding FAD-dependent monooxygenase: MSESQHDPVVVAGAGPTGMTAALALRARGVPVVVLEAEPEGRNRPGSRAIYVHGTTLHTLERNREGLGKRLADAGLVWPTRRTLFRGKEVFSRTYDSPGGTGDLPHFTSLPQVETEEFLLDALAELDVEIHWDSAVETVESEPDGVRVETEDGREWETPYVVGADGAGSTVRKEIGSNFEGSQSENSFIIADVDEHPDEPRAHERVFHYDHPEVGGRNVLLVPFTGGWRVDIQCKLTDDPERLASDAVVSDMVAKTLGERYRDRVDWVSSYQFKQVTADSFVDEHRRVLLAGEAGHLFAPFGARGMNSGIADADEAASAIAVAARSESDGVARAEVELYGARREAAAEWNKNAAGEALEYLQGDGVVTKFKKRAAAGLSDYYEDAGEWLDDAPYGPRGGPPIATIGRY